One Tolypothrix bouteillei VB521301 DNA window includes the following coding sequences:
- a CDS encoding glycosyltransferase family 4 protein: MKILVLSWEFPPRIVGGISRHVSELYPELVMLGHEIHLITPEFGNAPLYEVVEGVRVHRIPIAPSYDFFHWVVNLNQSMGHHGGKLLLEEGPFDLIHAHDWLVGDAAIALKHNFKIPLIATIHATEYGRYNGIYTATQSYISNKEELLAYDAWRVIVCTDYMRREVERALHCPWNKIDVIYNGIRPEKKKLHQDFPALDFRRQFAEDSEKIVYYVGRMTYEKGVSVLLNAAPKVLWEMGGYVKFVIIGGGNTDNLKKQAWDTGIWHKCYFTGFISDDYLDKFQAVADCAVFPSLYEPFGIVALESFASRVPVVVSDTGGLPEVVQHSKTGIVTYTNDPDSLAWGILEVLKNPGYRQWLIDNAYEDLERRFCWAKLAKQTEDVYKRVLEERSQVLWL; encoded by the coding sequence ATGAAAATACTAGTGCTGAGTTGGGAGTTTCCGCCTCGTATAGTTGGGGGAATTTCTCGTCATGTATCAGAGTTATACCCGGAACTAGTAATGTTAGGACATGAAATCCACTTAATTACACCGGAATTTGGCAATGCTCCGTTGTATGAGGTGGTGGAAGGAGTTCGAGTACATCGCATACCGATTGCACCCAGTTATGACTTTTTTCATTGGGTTGTTAATTTAAATCAGAGCATGGGTCATCACGGTGGAAAACTCTTGCTTGAGGAGGGACCCTTCGATCTCATCCATGCTCATGATTGGCTTGTTGGAGATGCAGCGATCGCTCTCAAACACAACTTTAAAATACCCCTAATCGCTACGATCCACGCTACCGAATACGGTCGATATAACGGTATTTACACGGCTACCCAAAGTTATATAAGTAACAAAGAAGAACTGTTAGCCTACGACGCTTGGCGAGTCATTGTTTGTACCGACTATATGCGGCGAGAGGTAGAACGGGCGCTACACTGTCCTTGGAATAAAATTGACGTTATTTATAATGGGATTCGACCGGAAAAGAAAAAGCTCCACCAAGATTTTCCCGCTCTAGATTTTCGCCGTCAATTTGCTGAAGACAGCGAAAAAATTGTTTACTACGTAGGTCGCATGACCTACGAAAAAGGTGTCTCCGTGCTTCTCAATGCTGCGCCTAAAGTACTTTGGGAAATGGGAGGATATGTTAAGTTTGTGATTATTGGTGGTGGTAACACAGACAATCTGAAAAAGCAAGCTTGGGATACAGGGATTTGGCATAAATGCTATTTCACCGGCTTTATTTCCGATGACTACTTAGATAAGTTTCAAGCAGTTGCTGATTGTGCTGTTTTTCCCAGTCTCTACGAACCCTTTGGAATTGTTGCTCTAGAAAGTTTTGCCTCTCGCGTTCCAGTTGTCGTTTCCGATACAGGCGGGTTGCCAGAAGTGGTACAACATAGCAAAACAGGGATTGTAACTTATACTAACGATCCAGATTCCTTGGCTTGGGGAATTTTAGAAGTGTTAAAAAATCCGGGCTACCGCCAATGGCTGATTGATAACGCTTATGAAGACTTAGAACGTCGTTTCTGTTGGGCTAAATTAGCAAAACAAACAGAGGATGTTTACAAACGAGTCTTGGAAGAGCGATCGCAAGTACTTTGGTTATAG
- a CDS encoding DUF2079 domain-containing protein produces MLSKLKKKLQLTPNLDLETKSELSLVFLLGSIFFVLCLLFTLHRYYSFYASFDQGIFNQVFWNNLHGRFFQSSLSSSLSTNVVHSGEVASVYYHRLGQHFTPALLLWLPIYALFPSPATLTVLQVTLITAAGLVLYVLARQYIEPPIAVMITASYYAANAVIGPTLSNFHDISQIPLFFFGLFLAMEKRWWKLFWVLAIFILAVREDSGVGLFGVGVYMILSKRFPRAGLAVCTLSFGYMLVLTNAIMPLFSEDISRRFMLERFGQYADGDKASTLDIIWGMIRNPWRLIVEFVTPVDKTIKYLLGQWLPLAFVPAVAPASWTIAGFPLLKLFLGKGESVLAITIRYALTVVPGLFYGSILWWSQHRQSFKPSFRRFWVGCICLSLVLSVTSNPNKTFYFVIPDSIKPWVYVSLPQQWHHVSEFRPLLSAIPSNASVSATTFLVPHLSSRREILRLPALQVRNDAREVIKVDYAIADLWQLQQYQPAFKGERGLLRELVTLIDQISGDGEYGIIGFRDGVILLKKATASDAQATAAWSSFRQQLQPILQQST; encoded by the coding sequence ATGTTGTCGAAATTGAAAAAAAAGCTGCAACTAACCCCAAATTTAGACTTAGAGACAAAGAGCGAGCTTTCATTAGTCTTCCTATTAGGATCTATCTTCTTTGTTCTCTGTTTATTATTTACCCTGCATCGTTACTACAGTTTTTATGCTTCCTTCGACCAAGGTATCTTTAACCAAGTTTTTTGGAATAACCTTCACGGTCGCTTCTTTCAAAGTTCTCTTTCTTCGAGTCTTTCAACAAACGTCGTTCACTCTGGAGAAGTTGCGTCAGTCTACTACCACAGATTGGGTCAACACTTTACCCCAGCGTTATTACTTTGGCTACCAATCTACGCTCTGTTTCCTTCGCCCGCTACTTTGACGGTGTTGCAGGTAACGCTCATAACTGCTGCGGGTTTAGTCTTATACGTCTTAGCACGACAATACATCGAACCACCCATAGCGGTGATGATTACTGCTAGCTATTACGCTGCTAATGCCGTGATTGGTCCTACCTTAAGCAACTTTCACGACATAAGCCAGATTCCATTGTTTTTCTTTGGGCTGTTTTTAGCCATGGAAAAGCGCTGGTGGAAGCTTTTTTGGGTACTTGCTATTTTCATTTTAGCAGTACGGGAGGACTCAGGCGTCGGTTTATTTGGTGTCGGGGTTTACATGATTCTTAGCAAGCGCTTTCCCCGTGCTGGGCTTGCTGTCTGTACCCTAAGTTTTGGTTATATGCTGGTTCTTACCAATGCAATTATGCCTCTGTTTTCTGAGGATATTTCCCGGCGTTTTATGCTGGAAAGGTTCGGGCAATATGCAGATGGGGATAAAGCGTCTACCTTGGATATTATTTGGGGAATGATTCGCAATCCCTGGCGGTTAATTGTAGAATTTGTAACTCCAGTAGATAAAACTATTAAATATTTACTCGGTCAATGGTTGCCTTTGGCATTTGTGCCAGCTGTTGCTCCCGCTTCCTGGACTATAGCAGGTTTCCCCTTGCTCAAACTTTTTTTGGGTAAAGGAGAATCCGTATTGGCAATTACGATCCGTTATGCTTTAACTGTCGTTCCAGGATTATTTTACGGGTCAATTCTCTGGTGGTCACAGCACCGTCAATCGTTTAAACCATCATTTCGCCGTTTTTGGGTGGGTTGTATCTGTCTTTCCCTAGTGTTAAGCGTGACATCCAATCCCAATAAAACTTTTTATTTTGTGATTCCTGACTCGATCAAACCTTGGGTGTATGTATCTTTGCCCCAACAATGGCATCATGTTTCTGAGTTCCGTCCTCTGTTATCAGCAATTCCATCTAATGCTAGTGTATCTGCAACGACTTTCCTAGTTCCTCATCTTTCAAGTCGTCGCGAAATTCTGCGTTTGCCTGCTTTGCAAGTGCGTAACGATGCACGGGAGGTGATAAAAGTAGATTATGCCATTGCAGACCTTTGGCAGTTGCAACAGTATCAACCAGCATTTAAGGGCGAGCGCGGTTTACTGCGAGAACTTGTGACGCTGATTGACCAAATAAGTGGCGATGGGGAATATGGCATTATCGGTTTTAGGGATGGAGTTATTTTACTTAAGAAAGCGACTGCGTCAGACGCACAAGCAACAGCAGCTTGGTCATCTTTCCGCCAACAACTTCAACCGATCTTGCAGCAATCTACCTAA
- a CDS encoding TldD/PmbA family protein, which translates to MQTLLADAQNLLSDLITRYSSSVDYLMIRLEEAEGTDILLRGDKVETLSEGITIGGQIRACYKGGWGFSSFNQLSTIRDRIEEAITAARIVGDEETILAPIDIVQDICNLPLTGTNPRQIPLKEKKELCDRYTDLLRSVDRRITTTSVRYADSTQRVIIATSEKTYIEQSWIDMEIRFAATARNGETVQTGRETSGSRKAFEDLMNLDEQVKLAAQRAVAALSLPSVKGNTYTVVIDPILTGLFVHEAFGHLSEADMAYENPDLLEVMTIGRRFGPKELHIFDGAAPNGHRGSYFYDDEGTPATTTPLIQEGMLVGRLHSRETAGKLDEKPTGNARCLNYHFPPIVRMTNTWIERGKTPVRDLFNDIKEGVYARNWLGGMTNGEMFTFSAGEAWMIRNGRIAEPVKDVTLSGNVFQTLADIEAIGDDFYWDESGGCGKGGQNGLAVGCGGPSLRIRDVVVGGEVA; encoded by the coding sequence ATGCAGACCTTACTTGCTGACGCCCAAAATCTACTGAGCGATCTTATCACCCGCTACTCATCAAGCGTAGATTATCTCATGATTCGTCTTGAAGAAGCGGAAGGAACTGATATCTTGTTGCGTGGCGACAAGGTAGAAACTTTAAGCGAAGGCATTACTATTGGCGGGCAAATTCGCGCTTGCTATAAAGGGGGATGGGGATTTAGTAGCTTTAACCAGCTTTCAACCATTCGCGATCGCATAGAAGAAGCCATTACTGCGGCTAGAATCGTTGGCGATGAGGAAACTATACTAGCGCCTATTGACATAGTTCAAGATATATGCAATTTACCCCTAACGGGAACCAATCCCCGGCAAATTCCGCTCAAAGAGAAAAAAGAATTGTGCGATCGCTACACGGACTTGCTCAGAAGTGTTGACCGACGCATTACCACCACTTCAGTGCGTTATGCTGACAGCACTCAAAGAGTCATTATTGCGACTAGTGAAAAAACCTACATCGAGCAATCCTGGATAGATATGGAAATCCGTTTTGCTGCAACTGCTAGAAATGGCGAGACGGTACAAACGGGAAGGGAAACCTCAGGTTCGCGTAAAGCTTTTGAAGATTTAATGAATTTAGATGAACAAGTAAAACTTGCAGCACAAAGAGCAGTTGCAGCTTTATCTTTGCCATCAGTTAAAGGGAATACTTACACTGTAGTCATTGACCCCATTCTCACGGGGTTATTTGTCCATGAAGCTTTTGGACATCTTTCTGAAGCAGACATGGCTTACGAAAATCCAGATTTGCTAGAAGTGATGACTATTGGGCGGCGGTTTGGTCCAAAAGAGTTACACATTTTTGATGGTGCTGCGCCAAATGGACATCGCGGTAGCTATTTTTATGATGATGAAGGCACACCAGCAACAACAACACCCCTGATTCAAGAAGGCATGTTAGTGGGGCGCTTGCATTCCCGCGAAACAGCAGGCAAATTGGATGAAAAGCCTACGGGTAATGCACGGTGTCTGAACTATCACTTTCCTCCTATTGTCAGGATGACCAACACCTGGATTGAACGGGGTAAGACGCCCGTAAGGGATTTATTTAATGATATTAAAGAAGGAGTTTATGCCCGTAACTGGTTGGGCGGTATGACGAATGGGGAGATGTTTACCTTTAGTGCGGGGGAGGCGTGGATGATTAGAAACGGTAGAATTGCTGAACCTGTGAAAGATGTAACGCTTTCAGGGAACGTTTTCCAAACCCTGGCAGATATTGAAGCGATCGGCGATGATTTTTACTGGGATGAATCTGGTGGTTGTGGCAAAGGCGGACAAAACGGTTTGGCTGTGGGTTGCGGTGGTCCGAGTTTGCGGATTCGTGATGTGGTAGTTGGTGGTGAAGTTGCGTGA
- a CDS encoding Uma2 family endonuclease: protein MTPSVKHDATIGKIPPLESGDRLTRPEFERRYIAMPHIKKAELIEGVVYVASPLRFKSHGQPHGQLITWLGVYQASTPNVYLADNATVRLDLDNELQPDVVLLIDDKLGGQARISEDDYLEGAPELVAEVAASSSSIDMHDKKSVYRRNGVQEYIVWQVLDNRLNWFSLQNGEYVPLEVDANGIIKSRVFPGLWLAVSDLLAGNMVQVLAVLQQGVNSSEHATFIQKFVN, encoded by the coding sequence ATGACACCTTCTGTGAAGCACGATGCAACTATAGGTAAAATACCACCTTTAGAAAGTGGCGATCGCCTGACGCGCCCAGAGTTTGAGCGCCGTTACATAGCAATGCCGCATATAAAGAAAGCAGAATTAATAGAAGGAGTGGTTTACGTGGCGTCTCCCCTAAGATTTAAAAGTCACGGACAACCTCACGGGCAATTGATTACCTGGTTAGGAGTTTATCAAGCATCTACTCCTAATGTGTACTTAGCTGATAATGCCACAGTACGTTTAGATTTGGACAACGAACTACAGCCGGATGTTGTGCTTTTAATTGATGACAAATTAGGGGGACAAGCACGCATTAGTGAAGATGATTATCTTGAAGGCGCACCAGAGTTAGTTGCAGAAGTTGCAGCCAGTAGCTCATCAATTGATATGCATGATAAAAAGTCGGTATACCGTCGTAATGGCGTACAGGAATATATTGTCTGGCAAGTTTTGGACAATCGACTCAATTGGTTTAGCTTGCAAAACGGGGAATATGTTCCTTTAGAAGTAGATGCAAATGGAATTATCAAAAGTCGAGTTTTTCCCGGTTTGTGGTTGGCTGTTTCAGATCTTCTAGCAGGAAATATGGTTCAAGTGCTAGCAGTACTACAGCAAGGAGTGAATTCTTCAGAACACGCCACTTTCATTCAAAAGTTTGTCAATTAA
- the coaE gene encoding dephospho-CoA kinase (Dephospho-CoA kinase (CoaE) performs the final step in coenzyme A biosynthesis.): MIKRIIGLTGGIATGKTTVANYLASVYKIPVLDADIYARDAVSIGSPILQAIAERYGEDILLADGSLNRQQLGEIIFNNREERNWVESSIHPYVRDRFLQEIAASPAQTLVLVVPLLFEARMTDLVTEIWVVSCSEEQQLERLMQRNNLTLEQAKARIQSQMPISEKVAKANVVLDNSSTLEMLIEQVDKACEYDARLYKQSPRKRTI; encoded by the coding sequence ATGATTAAACGTATTATTGGATTAACTGGTGGGATAGCGACAGGCAAAACGACTGTTGCTAATTATTTGGCGAGTGTTTACAAGATACCTGTTTTAGATGCCGATATTTATGCTAGAGATGCGGTATCTATAGGGTCGCCAATTCTTCAGGCGATCGCTGAGCGTTATGGAGAAGACATTTTACTGGCAGATGGTAGCCTCAACCGCCAGCAACTGGGTGAGATAATTTTTAACAATCGAGAGGAACGCAACTGGGTAGAGAGTTCGATCCATCCTTACGTGCGCGATCGCTTCTTGCAAGAAATAGCTGCATCTCCTGCACAAACACTAGTCTTAGTTGTGCCTTTACTCTTTGAAGCAAGAATGACAGATTTAGTAACAGAAATTTGGGTTGTTAGTTGTTCTGAAGAACAGCAATTAGAAAGATTGATGCAACGAAATAATTTAACCTTAGAACAAGCAAAAGCTAGGATTCAGAGCCAAATGCCAATTTCAGAGAAAGTCGCCAAGGCAAATGTGGTTTTAGATAACTCTTCTACCTTAGAAATGCTCATAGAACAGGTGGATAAAGCCTGCGAATATGATGCGCGACTATACAAACAAAGTCCGCGCAAGCGGACTATATGA
- a CDS encoding RNA-guided endonuclease InsQ/TnpB family protein: MRRQAVKVRLYPTDKQVQVLAQHFGCARWWWNYGLNKCIETYQATGKGLSQSGLNSLLPALKKDQQTQWLGECYSQVLQSVSLNLSRAYQNFFEGRGKYPRFKSIHHRQSIQYPQKVEQINDCLKFPGKLGVVKAKIHRPVDGTIKTVTVSKCPSGKYYASVLMEYSGDYPTSKTNGQVIGIDLGIVDFAVTYDGEKISKYPNPKHLAKYEQKLAKKQRIAARKVKGSNRRRKATKIVAKVYEQISNVRQDYLHKLSRLIVNNNQVVVVENLNVKGMVRNHKLAKAISDTGWGTFTNFLAYKLEKEGKVLVEINRWFPSSKLCSHCHYQINELPLDIRTWVCPSCGTHHHRDGNAATNIRAEGIRMLSSSGTGEANANGEEVRPIRGRKPKMRHSSVKLEANTVPGTPVQCG; this comes from the coding sequence ATGAGACGACAAGCTGTAAAAGTCAGACTGTACCCTACCGATAAACAAGTTCAAGTACTTGCACAACACTTTGGTTGTGCGAGATGGTGGTGGAATTATGGGTTGAATAAATGTATTGAAACTTATCAGGCAACTGGCAAAGGCTTGTCGCAATCAGGACTCAATTCTCTATTGCCTGCCCTCAAAAAAGATCAACAGACTCAATGGTTAGGAGAATGTTACTCACAGGTTTTGCAATCTGTGAGTTTGAATCTGAGTCGTGCATATCAAAACTTTTTTGAGGGGAGAGGGAAATATCCACGATTCAAATCAATTCACCACCGTCAATCTATTCAGTATCCACAGAAGGTAGAACAAATCAATGACTGTTTGAAGTTTCCTGGGAAATTAGGTGTTGTCAAAGCAAAGATACATCGACCTGTTGATGGCACTATCAAAACTGTCACTGTCAGTAAATGCCCATCCGGCAAGTACTACGCTTCTGTGCTGATGGAGTACTCGGGTGATTATCCCACATCAAAGACAAATGGTCAGGTGATTGGGATTGATTTAGGTATTGTGGATTTTGCCGTTACCTACGATGGCGAAAAGATTTCCAAATATCCAAATCCAAAACATCTCGCTAAATATGAACAGAAATTAGCCAAGAAACAACGCATTGCTGCTCGCAAGGTCAAAGGTAGTAATCGTCGTAGAAAAGCCACAAAAATTGTAGCTAAGGTATACGAACAAATTAGCAATGTCCGCCAAGACTACTTACACAAATTATCTCGATTGATTGTAAACAACAATCAAGTTGTAGTCGTTGAAAACCTGAACGTCAAGGGCATGGTTCGCAACCACAAACTGGCAAAAGCAATATCTGATACGGGATGGGGGACTTTTACCAATTTCTTAGCCTACAAGCTGGAAAAAGAAGGCAAGGTTTTGGTAGAAATCAACAGATGGTTCCCTAGTTCCAAGCTTTGCTCTCATTGTCATTACCAAATCAACGAGTTACCGTTAGATATCAGAACTTGGGTTTGTCCTAGTTGTGGTACTCATCATCACAGAGATGGTAATGCCGCGACGAACATTAGAGCCGAAGGTATCAGAATGCTGTCCTCCTCTGGGACGGGGGAGGCTAACGCCAATGGAGAGGAAGTCAGACCAATTCGAGGGCGTAAGCCTAAGATGCGGCATTCCTCCGTGAAGTTGGAAGCCAACACTGTACCCGGTACTCCGGTTCAGTGTGGGTAG
- the cobA gene encoding uroporphyrinogen-III C-methyltransferase — translation MNKPKGKVYLVGAGPGDIAYLTLKACKLLSIAEVLIYDALVDTELLQHLPQDCLQVNVGKRGGQPSTPQTEINNLLVKYCQLGRQVVRLKSGDPFIFGRSTSEIEALKAADCAFEVIPGISSALAAPLLAGIPLTDPVMSRCFAVLTAHEPDALDWEALSRLETLVILMGAQQLGEIIHRLVRQGRSRTTPIAIIQWAATPQQQIWTGTLENILEQTSGVSLSPAAIVIGQVVELRPYLEPKNIYIEEFLFSNAPHLETMDANLPPSPPLPLSPSLPLTGKTVLVTRAAGQSSQFTQALTSQGATVIEMPTIEIVPPSSWEGLDNAISQISSFDWLILTSTNGVDYFFERLFAQNKDARTLSDLKIAVVGEKTAQSLKQRCLQADFIPPNFVADSLIENFPEELAGKKVLFPRVETGGREILVQELTAKGALVVEVAAYQSRCPENVPPPAEIALQNGTVDVITFTSSKTVQFFYQLIQKVFSKNSQEDLSFALPEVSSHQSIAKSIEKVCIASIGPQTSKTCRSLFGRVDVEAEEYTLEGLTQALIKWSINS, via the coding sequence ATGAATAAACCAAAAGGCAAAGTCTATCTTGTGGGTGCTGGACCTGGAGATATTGCCTATCTAACACTCAAAGCCTGCAAACTTTTATCGATCGCTGAAGTACTGATTTACGATGCTCTGGTAGATACAGAGTTATTGCAGCACCTACCACAAGATTGTTTGCAAGTTAATGTAGGAAAACGAGGCGGTCAACCCAGTACACCTCAAACCGAAATTAACAACCTACTCGTGAAGTATTGCCAACTGGGACGACAAGTTGTACGCCTCAAGTCAGGAGATCCGTTTATTTTTGGTCGCAGTACTTCTGAAATTGAAGCATTAAAAGCTGCTGATTGCGCTTTTGAAGTTATACCGGGAATTTCCTCAGCCCTTGCAGCCCCTTTATTGGCTGGAATTCCCCTAACAGATCCAGTGATGAGCCGATGTTTTGCTGTCTTAACAGCTCATGAACCAGATGCTTTAGACTGGGAAGCTTTATCGCGCTTGGAAACGCTTGTCATTTTAATGGGCGCTCAGCAATTAGGTGAAATTATACACCGACTTGTGCGGCAAGGGCGATCGCGTACAACACCGATTGCCATTATCCAATGGGCAGCTACTCCTCAACAACAAATTTGGACAGGTACGTTAGAAAATATACTCGAGCAAACCTCTGGTGTCTCGCTTTCACCAGCTGCGATCGTTATTGGTCAAGTTGTAGAGCTGCGCCCGTACTTGGAACCAAAGAACATATATATAGAGGAATTTTTATTCTCCAACGCCCCGCATCTTGAAACTATGGACGCAAACCTCCCCCCATCTCCTCCTCTCCCCCTCTCCCCCTCTCTTCCCCTGACAGGTAAAACCGTTCTTGTAACACGCGCCGCCGGACAATCCAGCCAATTTACACAAGCCCTGACCTCACAGGGTGCAACCGTTATTGAAATGCCAACGATAGAAATTGTTCCGCCCTCAAGTTGGGAAGGTTTGGATAATGCTATTTCACAGATATCTAGCTTTGATTGGTTGATTCTCACTTCTACCAATGGGGTGGACTATTTTTTTGAACGGTTGTTTGCCCAAAATAAAGATGCTCGGACTTTATCTGACCTTAAAATTGCCGTTGTTGGAGAAAAGACAGCCCAAAGCCTCAAACAACGCTGTCTCCAAGCTGATTTTATCCCTCCCAACTTTGTGGCAGATTCCTTAATAGAAAACTTTCCTGAAGAACTTGCGGGTAAAAAAGTTTTATTTCCCAGAGTAGAAACCGGTGGACGGGAAATTTTGGTGCAGGAATTAACTGCAAAAGGAGCACTTGTTGTAGAAGTAGCGGCTTATCAATCTCGCTGTCCGGAGAATGTCCCGCCCCCAGCAGAGATAGCACTTCAGAATGGAACTGTGGATGTGATTACCTTTACCAGTTCTAAAACAGTACAATTTTTTTATCAACTGATACAAAAAGTATTCTCTAAGAATTCTCAAGAAGATTTATCATTTGCTTTACCCGAAGTGTCAAGCCATCAGTCAATCGCAAAATCCATAGAGAAAGTCTGTATTGCTTCCATTGGTCCCCAAACCTCCAAAACTTGTCGTTCTTTATTTGGAAGAGTAGATGTTGAAGCAGAGGAATATACTTTGGAAGGCTTAACACAAGCACTCATAAAATGGTCAATAAATTCTTAA
- a CDS encoding tetratricopeptide repeat protein, with translation MFDNIQPSSVFAVFAVISSLALLGYFSWKTLITANLFQKGVTLYQQENYKNAEAAFRQVIAINSTNDVVHLLLGDTLMQQGRVEEATQQFQDVINRAPKKVDAYLRLSNALMRLERKESAIATLEQARDLLQAQRQSQKLAEVNRILEKLKKV, from the coding sequence ATGTTTGACAATATTCAACCTAGTTCTGTCTTTGCTGTATTTGCCGTTATTTCGAGTCTTGCATTGCTTGGCTATTTTTCTTGGAAAACCTTAATTACTGCCAATCTTTTCCAGAAAGGAGTCACGCTTTACCAGCAAGAAAATTACAAAAATGCAGAAGCAGCTTTTCGCCAAGTTATTGCTATCAATTCAACAAATGATGTGGTTCATCTACTGTTAGGTGATACTTTAATGCAGCAAGGAAGAGTCGAAGAAGCAACCCAACAATTTCAAGATGTCATTAACCGCGCACCAAAAAAAGTCGATGCTTATTTGCGGCTATCCAACGCTTTGATGCGGCTAGAAAGAAAAGAGTCAGCCATTGCTACGCTGGAACAAGCCAGAGATTTACTCCAAGCACAGCGTCAATCGCAAAAATTAGCAGAAGTTAATCGCATTCTGGAAAAACTAAAGAAGGTTTAA
- a CDS encoding homogentisate phytyltransferase → MNQISQRRFKDSWLYSFWKFSRPHTIIGTSLSVLGLYLIAISPLSDSPTSPLPLLGAWIACLCGNVYIVGLNQLEDVAIDKINKPHLPIAAGEFSMQTGKWIVGITGILALLLSVIQGPFLFGVVAVSLAIGTAYSVPPIRLKRFPFWAAVCIFSVRGAIVNLGLFLHFSWVLQKNQLIPSKVWVLTLFILVFAFAIAIFKDIPDIEGDLLYNIKTFTIKLGKQAVFYLAIWVLTLCYMGMILVSLFKLAEVNSIFLILTQLVALIWMWWQSQKVNLQEKSDIARFYQFIWKLFFVEYLIFPIACLLA, encoded by the coding sequence ATGAATCAGATTTCGCAACGACGGTTTAAGGACAGCTGGCTTTACAGTTTTTGGAAGTTTTCACGTCCTCACACGATTATTGGTACAAGTTTAAGTGTTTTAGGTTTGTATCTCATTGCAATTTCCCCACTCTCCGATTCCCCCACTTCCCCCCTTCCACTCTTAGGAGCATGGATTGCTTGTCTGTGTGGCAATGTTTATATTGTGGGATTGAATCAACTCGAAGACGTGGCAATTGATAAAATTAATAAGCCCCATTTGCCTATTGCCGCTGGAGAATTTTCCATGCAAACAGGTAAGTGGATTGTTGGCATAACTGGTATTTTGGCACTGTTGTTATCAGTTATCCAAGGACCTTTTTTATTTGGAGTTGTCGCTGTTAGTTTAGCCATTGGTACGGCTTACTCTGTACCACCTATCCGCTTAAAGCGATTTCCTTTTTGGGCGGCGGTTTGCATTTTTTCAGTGCGTGGGGCAATAGTTAACTTAGGGTTGTTTTTACACTTTAGTTGGGTTTTGCAAAAAAATCAGTTGATTCCTTCTAAGGTGTGGGTTTTGACATTGTTTATTTTGGTTTTTGCTTTTGCGATCGCAATCTTTAAAGATATTCCCGATATCGAAGGAGATCTTCTGTACAACATCAAAACTTTCACGATTAAACTTGGCAAACAAGCCGTTTTTTATCTTGCAATTTGGGTCTTGACTCTATGTTACATGGGAATGATTTTGGTAAGCTTATTTAAGCTAGCAGAAGTCAACTCAATTTTCCTAATTTTGACACAATTAGTTGCCTTAATTTGGATGTGGTGGCAGAGTCAAAAAGTTAACTTGCAGGAAAAAAGCGACATTGCTCGATTTTATCAGTTTATTTGGAAGCTGTTTTTCGTGGAATATTTAATTTTCCCCATTGCTTGTCTTTTAGCGTGA
- a CDS encoding methyltransferase domain-containing protein encodes MSATLYQQIQQFYDASSGLWEQIWGEHMHHGYYGADGKVKKDRRQAQIDLIEELLNWAGVQKAENILDVGCGIGGSSLYLAEKFHAKATGITLSPVQAARATQRAQELNLGSQAHFQVADAQAMPFEGNSFDLVWALESGEHMPDKTKFMQECKRVLKPGGIFIMVTWCHRSIASSPLTVDEEKHLAEIYRVYCLPYVISLPEYENIACKLGLQNIRTADWSKAVAPFWDTVIDSAFSPQAIWGLLLSGWTTIQAALSLGLMRRGYERGLVRFGLLCGTK; translated from the coding sequence ATGAGTGCAACACTTTACCAGCAAATTCAGCAGTTTTACGATGCTTCTTCCGGGTTGTGGGAACAAATCTGGGGAGAACATATGCACCACGGCTACTATGGTGCAGATGGCAAGGTGAAAAAAGATCGCCGTCAAGCACAAATCGACTTAATTGAAGAACTACTGAACTGGGCTGGAGTTCAAAAAGCTGAAAATATACTAGACGTAGGATGTGGAATTGGTGGAAGTTCGCTATATCTAGCAGAGAAGTTTCACGCTAAGGCTACAGGAATCACTTTAAGCCCGGTGCAAGCAGCAAGAGCAACACAACGCGCCCAAGAGTTAAATTTGGGTTCTCAAGCTCATTTTCAGGTTGCAGATGCTCAAGCAATGCCTTTTGAGGGCAATTCCTTTGATTTGGTTTGGGCGCTAGAAAGTGGCGAGCATATGCCTGATAAAACTAAGTTTATGCAGGAGTGCAAGAGGGTGCTAAAACCTGGTGGAATATTCATTATGGTGACTTGGTGCCATCGATCTATTGCCAGTTCACCACTCACAGTAGATGAGGAAAAGCATTTGGCGGAAATTTATCGAGTTTACTGCTTGCCTTACGTTATTTCTTTACCAGAGTATGAGAATATTGCCTGCAAACTCGGTTTGCAAAATATTCGTACTGCAGATTGGTCAAAGGCTGTTGCACCATTTTGGGACACGGTGATTGATTCAGCGTTTTCTCCACAAGCGATTTGGGGTTTGCTACTTTCGGGTTGGACAACAATCCAAGCTGCGCTGTCTTTAGGTTTAATGCGTCGGGGTTACGAACGTGGATTAGTTCGATTTGGTTTGTTGTGTGGAACGAAATAA